From one Amaranthus tricolor cultivar Red isolate AtriRed21 chromosome 17, ASM2621246v1, whole genome shotgun sequence genomic stretch:
- the LOC130804617 gene encoding helicase and polymerase-containing protein TEBICHI isoform X3 has translation MDLNDNRSRIDQFFSSKKKRTLSPKIVKDSSPSAKGTLESYLVASQNESVKRNLALEIDLSTKNVNGETLLLSDDGFGGLVPSRPVPREDFGAGDAGSGSGSLDTSDQIQDFEDEENLIQYCSQVQQSSLHEQKVNGRKRFGSPSELVVEGTTSKRRHYVVDKENSLPDEQTPPCDKRAPDAESCSSFSTEAINSTARVDFNKDFCKSQVSLRKCNKITESASMVNDCTTPAARCTKLSARETPVSLHGSSVFSLGEAFWNEAIQVIDGLCAQTGNDLHQVGNDTCMKKTQDVEFSRDCAVESSNNKVNVPADIDASCSKQTELNTTLLGKFEETGELDASPLPVKHFDFSCDGKNLVVGQPSHLCLENRDRVANDSTTWSSVDQKRPEDKNATPPVFETQKRRHDLLGPIGGNISKDSPNRDIADFVVPVITNGATTPSSYMPLKDGLDISNWLPSAICNIYKRKGIAKLYPWQVDCLQIDGVLEKRNLVYCASTSAGKSFVAEILMLRRVIDSGKIALLVLPYVSICVEKAEHLEVLLEPIGKHVRTYYGSQGGGTLPKDTSVAVCTIEKANSLVNRLLEEDRLSEVGIIVIDELHMVADPSRGYLLELLLTKLRYAAGEGNGEACSGGSSATSSGKGDIATGLQIVGMSATMPNVAAVADWLHAALYQTEFRPVPLEEYIKVGNNIFDKSMEIVRTFPKSANLGGKDPDHVVELCNEVVQDGHSVLIFCSSRKGCESTAKHISMYLKKFSVKIQDESSEFTDVFSAIDALRRCPVGLDPVLEETLPSGVAYHHAGLTVEEREIVETCYRKGLVRVLTATSTLAAGVNLPARRVIFRQPKIGCDFIDGTRYKQMAGRAGRTGIDAKGESVLICRPEEIKRIKALLNDSCPPLQSCLSEDKNGMTHAILEVVASGIVQTANDIHRYVRCTLLNSTKPFEDVVKSAQDSLRWLCHKKFLEWNEHTKLYSATPLGRASFGSSLSPEESLIVLDDLSRAREGFVLASDLHLVYLATPTNVDVEPDWELFYERFMQLSSIEQSVGNRVGIVEPFLMRMAHGAPVRTGSHSRNAIKGLHSRIDSQLGVSKSNALSDEQSLRVCRRFYVALILSRLVQELPVGEVCAAFKVARGMVQALQENAGRFASMVSLFCERLGWQDLEGLFAKFQNRFSFGVRAEIVELTTIPCVKGSRARALYKGGLRTPLAIAEASITEIEKALFESVSWTAQADQAQRRIQLGIAKKIKNGARKIVLDRAEEARVTAFSAFQSLGLTVPQLSCPVLLPTNDGSNSNGSSNTGENSTSSFAHYKRRGKDISIGRQESEAGPDTNAGRSAKCLDTSLDISNKVNALPIGGIQVSSTPTKDLVPSSCSDLNETMSCIEAVDKEGQRLGVEKSTSGRNKLRSNDKGPINVASASSLDTLLDLWESVGDFHFDVHFSKKSEANSLLAYEVHGLAICWENSLVYYVNLAKILRNSDFDSCNNECSGQVNSIDANILLVMKILRWHRIVRILERTGVRKFTWNLKIQVQVLKNAGLSLNKNSLSRSINSAAIELVDGSFCRLPQVILHDGIDLCVVAWILWPEEEKSSNPSLEKEVKKRVSSEAAAAANQSGRWKNQMRRAAHNGCCRRVAQVRALHCVLWKLLVSEGLVDALMSIELPLVHVLADMEDKGIGVDMEGCLKARKLLSKKLKILENEAYKLAGVTFSLYMPADIANVLYDHLKLPIPEGRKKGKQHVSTDKQCLNLLRLEHPIVPVIKEHRTLAKLLNCTLGSICSLAKLSMRTQRYTLHGHWLQTSTATGRLSMEEPNLQCVAHMVEFRMHQNGDPQGDSDGTNLKINARDFFIPTEENWLLLTADYSQIELRLMAHFSRDLFLIELLSKSDGDAFSMIASRWTGKPEHNVSSQEREQTKRLVYGILYGMGANSLAEQLNCSADEAKEKIQSFKNSFPGVASWLHEAVAYCRQHGYVQTLKGRKRFLSKIKVGNSKEKAKAERQAVNSICQGSAADIIKIAMINLYSVIAGFNTCNSTDALATKFSMLKGHCHILLQVHDELVLEVEPAYLKEAGLLLKTCMESAASLLVPLRAKVKVGRTWGSLEPLNVDDAGE, from the exons ATGGATCTCAACGATAATCGCTCGCGTATTGATCAG TTTTTCTCGTCAAAGAAAAAGAGAACCCTTTCACCAAAGATTGTTAAAGATTCATCTCCTAGTGCAAAAGGAACTTTGGAAAGTTACTTGGTGGCCTCACAGAATGAATCTGTGAAAAGAAATTTGGCACTGGAGATTGATTTGTCTACCAAAAATGTAAATGGAGAAACCCTTTTGCTTAGTGATGATGGCTTCGGGGGTTTAGTTCCGTCCAGACCGGTTCCAAGAGAAGATTTTGGTGCTGGAGATGCTGGTAGTGGATCAGGTAGCCTGGATACTTCGGACCAAATTCAAGATTTTGAGGACGAGGAAAATCTAATACAGTATTGCAG TCAAGTCCAGCAAAGCTCACTTCATGAGCAAAAAGTGAATGGGCGTAAAAGATTTGGAAGTCCATCGGAGCTTGTTGTAGAAGGTACAACATCTAAGAGAAGACATTATGTTGTTGATAAAGAAAACTCACTGCCAGATGAGCAGACGCCACCTTGTGATAAAAGGGCTCCTGATGCTGAGTCGTGCAGCAGTTTTTCTACTGAAGCTATCAACTCCACCGCACGA GTAGACTTTAATAAAGATTTTTGCAAGTCTCAAGTCAGCTTAAGAAAATGCAATAAAATTACCGAGTCGGCTTCAATGGTGAATGACTGCACCACGCCTGCTGCACGTTGTACGAAATTGAGTGCCCGTGAAACTCCAGTATCACTTCATGGGAGCTCTGTATTCTCACTGGGAGAAGCATTTTGGAATGAGGCAATTCAAGTTATCGATGGTTTATGTGCTCAAACTGGTAATGACTTACACCAAGTGGGAAACGATACTTGTATGAAGAAGACTCAAGATGTAGAGTTCTCTCGTGATTGTGCTGTTGAAAGTTCAAATAATAAAGTCAATGTGCCAGCCGATATTGATGCTAGTTGTTCTAAGCAAACTGAACTTAATACTACATTGCTGGGGAAGTTTGAGGAAACTGGGGAACTAGACGCATCCCCATTGCCAGTAAAGCATTTTGACTTTTCATGCGATGGCAAAAATTTGGTTGTAGGTCAGCCAAGTCATCTTTGTTTAGAAAACAGAGATAGAGTTGCTAATGATAGCACAACATGGAGTTCTGTAGATCAAAAGAGACCAGAAGATAAGAATGCAACACCACCTGTTTTTGAAACTCAGAAGAGGAGGCATGACTTGTTAGGTCCTATTGGTGGCAACATCAGTAAAGATTCACCAAATAGGGATATTGCAGACTTTGTGGTTCCTGTTATCACCAATGGAGCTACTACTCCTTCAAGTTACATGCCGTTGAAAGATGGGTTGGACATAAGCAATTGGCTCCCCTCTGCAATATGCAACatttataaaagaaaaggaatagCAAAACTCTATCCTTGGCAG GTTGATTGTCTTCAAATAGATGGCGTTTTGGAGAAGAGAAATCTCGTTTATTGTGCATCTACAAG TGCTGGGAAGAGTTTTGTTGCTGAGATCTTGATGTTGAGACGTGTCATAGACTCTGGGAAAATTGCCCTGCTAGTGCTGCCTTATGTTTCAAtctgtgttgaaaag GCAGAACATCTCGAGGTCTTGTTGGAACCCATTGGCAAGCATGTACGTACTTATTATGGGAGCCAAGGCGGAGGAACACTTCCTAAAGATACATCAGTAGCTGTCTGTACTATTGAGAAGGCCAATTCATTAGTTAACAGATTGCTGGAAGAAGATAGATTATCAGAAGTCggcattattgttattgatgaACTACACATG GTTGCTGATCCCAGCAGGGGTTATTTGTTGGAGCTTCTATTAACAAAGCTTCGCTATGCAGCTGGTGAAGGTAATGGTGAGGCATGTAGTGGTGGAAGTTCAGCCACAAGTAGTGGTAAGGGTGACATAGCGACTGGTCTGCAAATTGTTGGAATGAGTGCTACAATGCCAAATGTGGCAGCAGTTGCAGATTGGCTTCAT gcAGCTTTATACCAGACTGAATTTCGTCCAGTCCCCTTGGAAGAGTATATAAAAGTGGGTAACAATATCTTTGACAAAAGTATGGAAATAGTTAGGACATTTCCTAAGTCGGCAAATCTTGGAGGCAAAGATCCAGACCATGTTGTTGAATTATGCAATGAG GTTGTTCAAGATGGTCATTCTGTACTTATATTCTGTTCTAGTCGGAAAGGATGTGAATCTACTGCTAAGCATATTTCAATGTATCTTAAGAAGTTCTCGGTGAAAATTCAAGACGAGTCTAGTGAATTCACTGATGTTTTCTCAGCCATCGATGCCTTGAGAAGGTGTCCTGTGGGTTTAGATCCTGTGTTAGAGGAAACTCTCCCCTCTGGTGTCGCTTATCATCATGCTGGCCTCACT GTTGAGGAAAGAGAAATTGTGGAAACTTGTTACCGTAAAGGTTTGGTACGTGTCCTTACTGCGACATCCACTCTTGCGGCTGGTGTTAATTTGCCTGCAAGGCGAGTCATATTTCGACAACCCAAGAttggttgtgattttattgatgGGACGAGGTATAAACAAATGGCTGGCAGAGCTGGTCGAACTGGTATAGATGCAAAAGGAGAAAGT GTGCTTATCTGTAGGCCTGAAGAAATCAAGAGAATAAAGGCCCTTCTGAATGATAGTTGCCCGccattgcaatcttgtctttctgAAGATAAAAATGGAATGACTCATGCTATTCTTGAAGTTGTGGCTAGTGGAATTGTTCAAACAGCAAATGATATTCATCGATATGTGAGGTGTACGCTCTTAAATTCTACAAAACCATTTGAAGATGTTGTTAAATCTGCGCAAGATTCTCTTAGGTGGTTATGTCATAAAAAGTTTCTTGAATGGAATGAACATACAAAATTGTACAGCGCCACTCCTTTGGGACGTGCTTCTTTCGGAAGTTCTCTTTCTCCAGAAGAATCACTG ATTGTTTTGGATGATCTTTCTCGAGCAAGAGAAGGATTTGTGCTAGCATCTGATCTGCATTTGGTTTACTTGGCAACACCCACCAATGTTGATGTTGAGCCTGATTGGGAATTGTTTTACGAAAGATTTATGCAGCTGTCTTCCATAGAGCAG TCAGTTGGAAACCGCGTTGGAATTGTAGAACCATTTTTGATGCGAATGGCACATGGTGCTCCTGTACGTACTGGAAGTCATTCGAGGAATGCTATAAAAGGCTTGCATAGCCGAATAGATTCTCAGCTGGGAGTATCAAAATCCAATGCCCTCTCAGATGAACAGTCTCTTCGTGTGTGCCGGCGATTCTATGTTGCTCTTATTTTGTCACGATTAGTGCAG GAACTACCAGTTGGCGAGGTTTGTGCAGCCTTCAAAGTAGCACGAGGAATGGTTCAAGCATTACAAGAAAATGCTGGAAGATTTGCGTCCATGGTTTCTTTATTTTGTGAGCGACTTGGTTGGCAAGATCTGGAAGGCTTGTTTGCTAAATTTCAAAATCGTTTTTCTTTTGGAGTGAGAGCAGAGATTGTAGAGCTTACTACTATCCCATGTGTAAAG gGCTCTAGGGCTAGAGCATTATACAAAGGTGGCCTGCGTACTCCTTTAGCAATTGCTGAAGCATCTATTACTGAAATAGAAAAAGCTCTCTTTGAATCAGTATCTTGGACTGCCCAAG CAGATCAAGCACAGAGGCGCATTCAGTTGGGAATAGCAAAGAAGATTAAAAATGGTGCAAGGAAAATTGTGCTTGATAGAGCTGAGGAGGCGAGAGTTACTGCATTCTCGGCATTCCAATCGCTTGGACTGACTGTTCCTCAGCTCTCTTGTCCAGTCTTGTTACCTACCAACGATGGATCTAATAGCAATGGATCATCGAATACTGGAGAAAATAGTACCAGTAGCTTTGCTCATTATAAAAGACGAGGAAAGGATATTTCAATTGGGAGACAGGAAAGTGAAGCTGGTCCAGATACTAATGCTGGAAGGTCAGCAAAATGTTTGGATACTAGCCTGGATATTTCAAACAAAGTCAATGCCTTGCCTATTGGTGGAATTCAAGTTTCTTCCACACCGACTAAAGATTTAGTTCCAAGTTCTTGTTCAGATCTGAATGAAACTATGTCTTGTATTGAGGCTGTAGATAAGGAGGGTCAGAGATTGGGTGTAGAAAAATCTACCAGTGGCAGAAATAAGCTGCGTTCTAATGACAAAGGTCCTATTAATGTAGCTAGTGCGAGCAGTCTGGACACACTCTTGGATCTGTGGGAATCTGTTGGAGATTTTCATTTTGATGTCCACTTCAGCAAAAAGTCCGAAGCAAATTCTTTGCTTGCATATGAAGTACATGGGTTAGCCATTTGCTGGGAAAATTCACTCGTGTATTATGTCAATCTTGCAAAGATTTTACGGAATAGTGATTTTGACTCCTGCAACAATGAGTGTTCTGGGCAAGTGAACTCGATTGATGCCAACATCTTGTTAGTCATGAAAATTCTCCGGTGGCATAGAATTGTTCGGATACTAGAGAGAACTGGTGTACGGAAATTTACATGGAACTTAAAAATTCAGGTCCAGGTGCTAAAAAATGCTGGTCTTTCACTCAATAAAAACAGTTTGAGTCGGTCAATTAATAGTGCCGCCATCGAACTCGTAGACGGCTCATTCTGTAGGCTGCCTCAGGTTATTCTGCATGATGGAATTGACTTGTGTGTTGTAGCCTGGATCCTTTGGCCCGAGGAGGAGAAAAGCTCCAATCCAAGTCTTGAGAAG GAAGTTAAGAAGCGTGTGTCCAGTGAGGCAGCAGCAGCAGCCAATCAGAGTGGAAGGTGGAAAAATCAGATGCGAAGAGCGGCTCATAATGGTTGCTGTCGCCGTGTTGCTCAAGTACGGGCCTTACATTGTGTTCTTTGGAAATTGCTTGTTTCTGAAGGACTGGTTGACGCGCTGATGAGTATTGAACTTCCCTTG GTTCATGTCCTTGCTGATATGGAAGATAAGGGAATAGGCGTAGACATGGAAGGTTGCTTAAAGGCACGGAAATTGTTGAGCAAAAAGCTTAAGATTCTTGAGAACGAAGCTTACAAACTCGCTGGCGTGACTTTTTCACTATATATGCCCGCTGATATTGCAAATGTACTTTATGATCACTTGAAGCTCCCAATACCTGAAGGACGCAAGAAAGGAAAACAACATGTGAGTACggacaaacaatgtttgaactTATTAAG GCTTGAACACCCTATTGTTCCAGTAATTAAAGAACACCGGACATTAGCAAAGCTCCTGAATTGCACTCTAGGATCAATATGTTCTTTAGCGAAGTTATCTATGAGGACACAGAGGTACACATTACATGGTCATTGGCTACAGACGTCAACAGCAACAGGCCGACTTTCGATGGAGGAACCTAATCTTCAG TGTGTTGCACATATGGTTGAATTCAGAATGCATCAAAATGGTGATCCCCAAGGCGATTCTGATGGTACAAATCTTAAAATAAATGCCCGGGACTTTTTTATTCCGACTGAG GAAAATTGGCTTCTCTTGACTGCAGATTATTCTCAGATAGAATTACGTTTGATGGCTCACTTCTCTAGGGACCTTTTTCTGATTGAACTACTCAGTAAGTCAGATGGTGATGCCTTTTCCATGATAGCATCCAGATGGACGGGCAAGCCAGAACACAATGTTAGTTCTCAAGAGCGAGAACAAACCAAGAGGCTAGTATATGGAATTCTCTATGGCATGGGTGCTAATAGTCTTGCTGAGCAGTTGAACTGCAGTGCAGATGAAGCTAAAGAGAAAATTCAAAGTTTCAAAAATTCGTTCCCTGGTGTTGCTTCTTGGCTTCATGAAGCTGTTGCATATTGCCGTCAACACGG ATATGTGCAAACTCTCAAGGGTAGAAAACgctttctatcaaaaataaagGTTGGCAACAGCAAGGAAAAAGCTAAAGCTGAGAGACAAGCAGTGAATTCTATATGTCAG GGTTCTGCCGCCGACATAATCAAGATAGCTATGATTAACCTGTACTCTGTAATTGCTGGGTTCAATACATGTAACTCCACCGATGCACTTGCGACAAAATTTTCTATGCTGAAGGGGCACTGCCATATTCTTTTGCAG